The genomic stretch TGGGCAGCGAGGTCAGAGAGTTCTTGAAGGTCTGCTCGAAGGCGAGGAACTTCAACACCCCCAGGTTCACCGATGGGTGGAAGCGCAGCCCACCTTTATAGGGGCCGATGGCACTGTTCATCTGGATACGGAAACCGCGATTGACCTGGACCTTGCCCTGGTCATCCACCCACGACACCCGGAAGGTGATGGCGCGTTCCGGCTCGCAGATGCGCTCCAGGATGCCTGAGGTCAGGTAGTGAGGGTTGGCTTCAAGAAACGGCCACAGGCTACGTAGGACTTCTTCTACGGCCTGATGGAATTCCGGCTGGTCCGGGTCGCGTTTTTTGAGGCGGGCAAGGAAGGATTCGACGGATTCGATCATGAAAAGTCTCGGCAGATTTATTGTCGTTAATGGCGAATTGCCACGGACTTTATCAATTCATGTCGCACCGCGACAGGGCAAAATGTCGCTTTTGTGAATTTAAATGGTGCATTAGATATAAATAACTGAGTCTTAACGCCCCAAAAAGGGTATTTCGGCTTAAAGCATGCACCACTGGTTAAACCGCTTTCGCGAGCAAGCCCGCTCCCACATTCGACCGCACTCCAAGGTTGAAACTCGATCAAATGTGGGAGCGGGCTTGCTCGCGAATGAATTCAACGCGGTATCCCCGAAACACAGGCAAAAAAAACGGAGCCCGAAGGCTCCGTTTTTCAAACCACCGGCCCGATTCAGGCCAGTTTCTTGTGCCGTACACGGTGCGGCTGGGCGGCCGCTTCGCCCAGGCGCTTCTTGCGATCGGCCTCGTACTCGGTGTAGTTGCCTTCGAAGAACACGGCTTGCGAGTCGTCTTCGTACGCCAGGATGTGCGTGGCGACGCGGTCAAGGAACCACCGATCGTGAGAGATCACAATGGCGGCGCCCGGGAAGTCCAACAGGGCTTCTTCCAGGGAGCGCAGGGTTTCAACGTCGAGGTCGTTGGACGGTTCGTCGAGCAGCAGAACGTTGCCGCCCTCTTTCAGGGTCAGGGCCAGGTGCAAGCGACCACGCTCACCACCGGACAGGTCCTTGACGAACTTCTGCTGGTCGCCGCCCTTGAAGTTGAAGCGGCCCACGTAGGTGCGCGACGGAATTTCATAGTTGCCGATACGGATCTGGTCGGAACCATCGGAAATCTGCTGGAACACCGTCTTGCTGCCGTCGAGATCTTCACGGCTCTGGTCGACACAGGCCAGTTGCACGGTTTCACCGACTTCGATGGTGCCCGAATCCGGTTGTTCCTTGCCCATCAGCATGCGGAACAGCGTGGATTTACCCGCACCGTTACCACCGATCACACCAACAATGGCGCCTTTAGGCATCGAGAACGACAGGTTGTCGATCAACACGCGATCGCCATAGCCCTTGCAGACGTTCTTGAACTCGATGACCTTGTCACCCAGGCGCGGCCCGGCCGGGATGTAGATTTCGTTGGTCTCGCTGCGCTTCTGGAATTCCTGGGACTGCATTTCCTCGAAGCGTTGCAGGCGGGCCTTGGATTTCGACTGGCGCGCCTTGGCGCCTTTGCGCACCCATTCCAGCTCGTCTTTCATGGCCTTTTCATGGGCCGACTGTTGCTTGGATTCGGCGGCCAGACGGTCGGACTTGGCTTCCAACCAACCGGAGTAGTTGCCCTCGTAAGGGATACCGGCGCCACGGTCGAGCTCCAGGATCCAGCCGGCGACGTTGTCCAGGAAGTACCGGTCGTGCGTGATCGCAACCACGGTGCCCGGGAAGTCATGGAGAAAGTGTTCCAGCCAGGCTACGGAATCGGCGTCCAGGTGGTTGGTCGGTTCATCGAGCAGCAGCATGTCGGGGGCCGACAGCAGCAGGCGGCACAGGGCCACACGACGCTTCTCACCACCGGACAAGTGCTCGACCTTGGCGTCCCAGGCCGGCAGGCGCAGCGCGTCGGCGGCGACTTCCAACTGGCGCTCCAAGTTGTGACCGTCACCCGCCTGCAGGATGGCTTCGAGCTTGGCCTGTTCGGCGGCCAGCTTGTCGAAGTCGGCATCCGGTTCGGCGTAGGCGGCGTAGACCTCGTCCAGGCGGGCCTGGGCGTCCTTGATCACGCTGACGGCTTCCTCGACCACTTCACGCACAGTCTTGGACGGGGCCAGGATCGGCTCTTGCGGCAGGTAGCCGATGTTCAGTTCGGGCATCGGGCGGGCTTCGCCTTCGAACTCGGTGTCGACGCCGGCCATGATTTTCAGCAGCGTGGACTTACCCGAACCGTTGAGGCCGAGCACGCCGATCTTGGCGCCTGGGAAGAAGGACAGCGAAATGTTCTTGAGGATTTCCCGCTTCGGTGGAACAACTTTGCCCAACCGATGCATGGTGAAAACGTATTGAGCCATGGTGAACCTAGCGTCAGTGACTGATGAATTGAGCGGGCGAAGCCCGTGCCAGGCCATGCGCGGCGCGGGCCGTTGATCGTGATCAATGCCCGCGTGCGGAAAAAGCCTGATTGTCTGGGGCTGGAACGCCCTCGCGTAACCGGCAAAGCTACCTCAATGCGCTTGACCCGTCCAGCCAAGCGGGACTGGCACTTTGCCACAACTCAAGGCATGCTAGCCGCCCTCCGGGCGTCCGGCTTATAGTGCACGTCGCGCGCCAGTCCAGCCAAACCGCAGGATCACAGCTTGACCAACGTAACAAAGCCAAGCCCCTTGCGCGCAGCCCATATTGCGCCGGGCGCCCCCCTGCACGGAACCCTCAAGGGCGCGTTGGCGACGCTGGTCCTGTTGCTGCTCGCCTTGTTGTTCTGGCAACTGCTGGACCAATTGCAGCAAAACCAGAAAAACCAGCAGCAATACACCATCGACTACAGCGCGGACCTGGCCGAACAGATCAGCCTGAACATGGCCCTGAGCGCGCAAATTGCCCTCAACCTGCTGCCGATCCTCGAACCGCCGCGCAACGATGAACAGCAGCAAGCGCTGATGCGCAGCCTACAGCGCTCGCTACCGGAACTGCGCAGCGTCGCCCTCCTCGCCCCCAGCGGCGCGGTCATCAGTGACAGCGCCGACAACAGCCAGGACAGCGCCTGGCTCGAGGAGCTGGTCAAGCGCAGCCATGCCCAATCCTATTACCTGAGCAATAACAGCGACGGTTCCATCATCTACCTGCTGCTGCACCAACCCAGCGGTGGCACCAAAATGTACTGGGCGTTGCGCCTGGCCCCCAGTTACCTGGCCAACCTGACACGCCAGGACGGCCAGGGGCCACGCCCGATGTGGGTGATTGAAAACCAGTTGAACCACCGGATTGTCAGCCGTGACAGCGGCATGCCTAGCCAGTGGTCCACCGGGCTGACCCCGGAAGAGCTGAACAAGACGGTGCTGGTCACGCCCTTGAGTAAAAGCGACTGGCAACTGCGCGGGCTGTTTGATCGCGCCGCCGTGCTGGAGCAACTGCTGCCGGCGTTTATCGGCAAGTGCCTGCTGGGCCTGGCCTTTTCGCTGATCCCAGTGCTGGTGCTGC from Pseudomonas fluorescens encodes the following:
- the ettA gene encoding energy-dependent translational throttle protein EttA encodes the protein MAQYVFTMHRLGKVVPPKREILKNISLSFFPGAKIGVLGLNGSGKSTLLKIMAGVDTEFEGEARPMPELNIGYLPQEPILAPSKTVREVVEEAVSVIKDAQARLDEVYAAYAEPDADFDKLAAEQAKLEAILQAGDGHNLERQLEVAADALRLPAWDAKVEHLSGGEKRRVALCRLLLSAPDMLLLDEPTNHLDADSVAWLEHFLHDFPGTVVAITHDRYFLDNVAGWILELDRGAGIPYEGNYSGWLEAKSDRLAAESKQQSAHEKAMKDELEWVRKGAKARQSKSKARLQRFEEMQSQEFQKRSETNEIYIPAGPRLGDKVIEFKNVCKGYGDRVLIDNLSFSMPKGAIVGVIGGNGAGKSTLFRMLMGKEQPDSGTIEVGETVQLACVDQSREDLDGSKTVFQQISDGSDQIRIGNYEIPSRTYVGRFNFKGGDQQKFVKDLSGGERGRLHLALTLKEGGNVLLLDEPSNDLDVETLRSLEEALLDFPGAAIVISHDRWFLDRVATHILAYEDDSQAVFFEGNYTEYEADRKKRLGEAAAQPHRVRHKKLA